In one Bombyx mori chromosome 22, ASM3026992v2 genomic region, the following are encoded:
- the SGF3 gene encoding silk gland factor 3, translating into MAATTYMPAEMELGNIGGYHAASPRSAEPADMKYQHPLHSGGSPSPGAPVIGNPWTSLPPADPWAMHQHHAHAHQPDVKPPPAPHDHRHLQHAAHGWHAPVVSPHYGAGSPVTLHGGYPMPVHQHHMLRDIQPSPHPLHHHAMERDQPEEDTPTSDDLEAFAKQFKQRRIKLGFTQADVGLALGTLYGNVFSQTTICRFEALQLSFKNMCKLKPLLQKWLEEADSTTGSPTSIDKIAAQGRKRKKRTSIEVSVKGALEQHFHKQPKPSAQEITSLADSLQLEKEVVRVWFCNRRQKEKRMTPPNTLGGEMMEGMGHAHYGHGDVHGSPLQHSPPGLSPQHGLPQGAHTLAAH; encoded by the coding sequence ATGGCGGCGACCACGTACATGCCCGCCGAGATGGAGCTCGGCAACATCGGCGGGTACCACGCGGCGTCGCCGCGTAGTGCTGAGCCTGCCGACATGAAGTACCAGCATCCGTTGCACTCGGGCGGGTCGCCGTCCCCGGGGGCGCCCGTGATAGGGAACCCTTGGACGTCACTGCCACCCGCCGACCCCTGGGCGATGCACCAGCATCACGCACACGCACATCAACCAGACGTGAAGCCTCCCCCGGCTCCTCACGACCACCGCCACTTGCAGCATGCGGCCCACGGCTGGCACGCGCCCGTCGTCAGCCCGCATTACGGTGCGGGCTCGCCCGTCACACTGCATGGAGGATACCCAATGCCCGTGCACCAACACCATATGCTCAGAGACATCCAGCCCTCGCCGCATCCGCTGCATCATCACGCCATGGAGCGGGATCAGCCCGAGGAGGACACCCCCACGAGCGACGACCTCGAAGCATTCGCCAAACAGTTCAAGCAGCGCCGCATCAAGCTCGGTTTCACGCAGGCGGACGTCGGGCTCGCGCTCGGCACGCTCTACGGGAATGTGTTTTCACAGACGACTATCTGTCGTTTCGAAGCGTTACAGctcagttttaaaaatatgtgtaaATTAAAGCCGCTGCTGCAGAAGTGGCTCGAGGAGGCGGACTCGACGACGGGCAGCCCGACCAGCATCGACAAAATAGCGGCGCAGGGTCGGAAGAGGAAGAAGCGCACCTCTATAGAGGTTTCGGTGAAAGGTGCGCTAGAGCAACACTTCCACAAGCAGCCGAAACCGTCCGCTCAAGAAATCACGTCGTTAGCGGACAGCCTGCAGCTGGAGAAAGAGGTGGTGCGCGTGTGGTTCTGCAACAGGAGACAGAAAGAGAAGAGGATGACGCCACCGAACACGCTCGGCGGCGAGATGATGGAGGGCATGGGGCACGCACACTACGGACACGGAGACGTGCACGGGTCCCCGCTGCAGCACTCCCCGCCGGGCCTGTCCCCGCAGCACGGGCTGCCGCAGGGCGCCCACACACTGGCAGCGCACTAA